Below is a genomic region from Paenibacillus rhizovicinus.
TTGGCGCGCCGCGCTCGCCGCGCGCGCCGCGGCAGAGCCGCAGGGCCGCCGCCGCAGCTGGGCGGCCCCGCGCTGGTTCGCGCCGCCGCTCGCCTATGGCGGCGCAACCGAAGCCGGCATCGAGCTCCGCGTGATGCCGGGCGCCGAGTACGGGCAGTTCCGCGAAGCGGCCCGTACGGCGCTGACGCGGGAGCGCTTCCGCGTGGCTCCCGCGTCCGATCGCATGGGGGTCCGTCTCGAAGGCCCCCCGCTGGAACGCAGCGACAGCGCGGAACTGCTGTCGCACGGCGTCGTCGCCGGCACGATTCAGGTGCCGGCCGGCGGGACGCCGATCATACTCGCCGCCGACTCCCAAACCACTGGCGGCTACCCCAAAATCGCCCATGTCGTCTCGGTCGACCTGCCGCTCCTCGCGCAGTGCAAACCGGGCAGCCGGGTAACCTTCAAAGAAATTACGCTGGCGGAAGCCCAGCGGCTGCAGCTCGAATTCGAGCGGGAAATGCGGCTGCTGGCCGCCGTTATGACATTCACAACATTTTATTAGCTCCGATGGATGAAGAAAGGGGCTCAGCCTGCCGATATGATACGTAACGACGTTTCGCCGACGGACCGGCGCTTCATCGACCTCAACTGCGATTTCGGAGAAAGTTTCGGTGCCTATACCTTCGGCCAAGACCGGGAATTGCTAGCCTGCGTGACTTCCGTCAATATCGCCTGCGGCTTTCATGCGGGGGATCCCCATACGATCCGCGAAGCGGCGGACCGGTCCGTTCAAGCCGGCGTCGCGATCGGCGCGCATCCCGGCCTGCCGGACCGGCTGGGCTTCGGCCGCCGCGAGATGGCAGTCAGTCCGCAGGAAGTCTATGATTACACGCTCTACCAGATTGGCGCGCTGGATGCGTTCGTTCGCGCCGCCGGCGGAACGTTGCGCCATGTCAAACCGCATGGCGCCCTTTACCATATGGCCGGACGCGAACCGGAGCTTGCCGAAGCGTTCGTCCGGGCAGTCCGCGTTTACGATCCGGCACTGATTCTCTACGCGCAGTCGGGAAGCGTGCTGCTGAGCGAAGCCGAGCGCCAGGGCGTTCGCGGGGCGGCAGAAGTTTTCGCCGACCGCACCTATCGGACGGATGGCAGCTTGACGCCCAGAACGCAGCCGAACGCCGTTCTCCAAAGCGCGGAAGAAGCGCTGGCTCAAACGCTGGACATCATCGCCTCCGGCCATGTGACGACAAGCGATGGGACGCGCATCGCTCTCCAAGGGGACACGGTTTGTCTGCACGGCGACGGCCTGCACGCAGCGCTGTTCGCCGCTCGACTTCATCAAGGTTTAATCGCAGCAGGTATCGCACTACGCCCGCCACATCGTCCATAACCCGCAAAGGGCACGAACTTATCATTGGCTAACTTGTTGAAGGAGGACCTCATGTCGATAAACCGGGCGGAAAAAATAACGATGGGGACCGCTTTCGCCGCCATTCTAAGCTTTGTTCTTCTGCGGATCTTCCATCACGAGCTGTACGGGGCGATTCCGAAGAAACCCTTCCTGTTCCTCCATTCCGGCATGGAACTGCTGGGCTTTGCCGTGAGCTTTACGATGCTTGTATTAGGCTGGATGTTCTTCGTTAAATCCTTGTCAAAGCATCGCTTGTATACGGCAGCGCTGTTCGGAGCAGTGGGCTTGTTTGATCTGCTGCACGAATTGACACTGGAAGGAATGCCGTTCTACCGGCTCATCGGAGCCATGCCCATGACGCTTCTGTTTACGTTAACGGCGCAATTGGCGGGCTCCATAGGGGTGTTCATTATTTTCCGCGTCAACGATGAACAGGTACCCGCCGGCAGACGGCTCCCGGCGTTTATGTCAGCGTTCGTTCTTGCCGGCGCGCTGTCCGTGCTGATTTACAAGCTGACGCCGAATGTGGTGCCGCTGTTCGATACCGTAGCGCATGTGAAGCAGCTGCGATTTGCATCGGAGTCCATCATCGCATTCGCGTATATCGGCACGATTTTCATGGTGTTGTACCGCAACAGGAACGAGCGGCCGCAGGCGATGCTTACGATCGTGCAATCGATGGTGTTCTTCCTGTTGTCGGATCTGCAATTCATGCTCAGCGTCTATGCGCATAACAGCGATATGCTGATCGGCCATGCGTATAAGCTGGCAGGTTACTACTTCTTAATGAAGGGCATCTATTACGTCACGATCGAGGAGCCGTTCCAGCAGTACAAACGGACGGAATCCCGCATCAACTTCCTTGCGTACCACGATGAGCTTACCGGGTTGTCCAACCGCCGACTGCTGAAGGAGCAGCTGAACGAGGAACTGAAGCTCGCCCAGCTGAGCAACGGCCGCATCGCCGTATTTCTGCTCGACATCGATCGCTTCAAGACGATCAACGATGCGCTCGGGCACTCGTTCGGCGACCGGATGCTGCAAGCCGTCTCCGAACGGCTTCGCCTGGCGGCGGGCAATACGAATCGCGTTTACCGGATGGGCGGTGACGAATTCGTAATGCTCATGCCGAATTTGGAGGCGGAAGCGGACGCGGCCCAGGTGGAGAAACAGGCGAAATCGATCATGGGCTTATTCGACGCTCCGTTCGTTCTGGATGAAGCGGAGTATCATATTACGATCAGCCTCGGGGTATCGTTCTACCCGCAGGACGGGGACAGCGTCGAAGTCTTGCTTAAGAACGCGGATACGGCCTTGTATTCGGCCAAAGCACATCGCAACGAGTATTCCAGCTACGAGCCCGAGATGAACCGCAAAGCGCATGATCGGCTGCGGCTGGAGAGCGATCTGCGGCGGGCGATCGACGAGGAACAGTTCGCGCTCGCTTATCAGCCGCTCGTCAATTTAAACAGCGGCAAAGTGGTCGGCGTGGAAGCGCTGGTGCGCTGGCATCACCCGAAGCGCGGCTTGCTCCCGCCGAGCGAGTTTATTCCGCTCACGGAGGAGAACGGACTGATCCTGCAGCTGGGGGAATGGGTGCTGGGCGCTGCCTGCAGGCAAAATAAGCTGTGGCAGGATTCCGGACTTCCGCCGATGATGATGTCGGTCAATCTGTCCATGCGTCAGTTCAGGCAGCATCAGCTGGCAGACCGGATCAAAGCGATTTTGGAGCAGTCAGGCATGCCGCCGAAATATTTGGAGCTGGAAATAACGGAAAGCATGACGAGCGACGTGGAGTTTGCCGCTGACACGCTGTCGAGCTTGAAGGAGCTTGGCGTGCAAATCAGCATCGACGATTTCGGAACGGGCTATAGCTCGCTCAGCTCGCTCAAGCGTTTCCCGATCGATAAGCTGAAGATCGACCGCTGCTTCGTGAACGACGTGACCAAAGGCGGCAGCGATGCCGCGATCGTCTCGACCATTACGACGATGGCGAAGAACCTGAAGCTGAAAGTGACGGCCGAGGGCGTCGAGAACGACGAACAGATTCAGTTCCTGCGCGAACGGAATTGCGAAGAAGCGCAAGGCTATTATTTCACGCAGCCGATTCCGGCGAATTTGTTCGAGAATTGGTTCCGGCATCGCAGCCAAACCGCGTAACCGCTGTACCTGATGTTTCACTGGCCTAACGGGAGGAGGCGTCGCCGCCGATGAGCGAGCGAGAACTGTCGGTATTTATATACGGCACCCTGCTGCCCGGACAAAGCAATCATGATGTCGCGGCTCCGTTCATCCGCCGGATGGAGCCCGGTGTCGTCCGCGGACGGCTTGTCGATTATGGAGCGTATCCCGCAATGCTGCGCGACGCAGAAACACACGCAGGCAAGATGCGCGTGCGCGGGTTATGGATTACCGTGAATGAGCAAGGTTTGAAGCAGATGGATGAGCTGGAACAGTTTTACGGCATCGAAGAGGAGAACGATTACGATCGGGTGTGGGCGGAGGATCTGGAATCGCCTTTAAGGCAGGGCTGGGTGTACGTGTGGGACCATCCGCGGGGCTGTCCGGCCATAAAGGGGAATTACTGGCCGGATCATCTGGCCCGCAAGGAAGGTCGAAACCAGGCTTAGCCCGGCGGTCATCTCCCCATATAGACAACAGGAGTAACCGAAATTTGGAATCGTTCACTGCGCTCAGCGGCGTCATCGTCGCTGAGCGTTTTTGCATTGTTCATCGTATGGATAATACCGAACGCAAGCAGCATGAAGGCCATCGTTATGAATACGACCCGTTTGATGAAATGAATGGTCGATGTTCCGTCATCCCGGTGAATCCGCCGATGACGGATCGATTGCCGCCAGATGAGTACGACGGGCGACATGAGCACGAACAAGCCGAAGATTAACACTTGTTTGCGCAGTTCCATGCCCAGCGGGAAGACGTTGATCGCCGCATACAGCAGCGCTTCGATCATCATCACTTGAATCGGCACGACGAGGCCGACTTCGGATGCCGCGCGCCGCTTGGTACGGCTGACGGCGGTTTCCGTCTCGCGCGGCTGAAGCTTTGCCAGCTGAAGCAGCCGGGGGAGCGAGAAAACGGCGATCGCGGCCGTAGGGACCATAATGAGCGTTAAGAAAAGCAGGGCCGAGTCAAGAACGAACCAGCTGCGATATGAATACGTCGCGATGAGCATCGTGACCTTCCCGACAGAAATGAGCGACATCGCGCCGAGCAGGGCCAGCGTCGCGATCGAAGTACGCTGCAGGGATTCCTCCGTCTTGCGAAAAGCAAGACTGCCCGACATGAAGCCGGCGCATAAGGCGAGAAGCAGCAGCAGAACGGCGAGAGCCGCATTAATGACATAAATTTGTTGGGACATATGTAATACCCTCTTTTCCACGTTCTTTCTTCATCAAGTGTACATGGATGTCCGGAAAGCGTGTTAACGGCCGCAGTCTAGTTTTGATGCTGGACTTAAGTCTTGCGCGGTCGTCCGGCTGAGGCGGGCGGTTATGATTTTCGTTTCCGGAAGCCTGTCTCATGACAGCGCAGGTTCAACGGGCTTACCTTGTGCGGGAGAGGCTGGCTCTTCTCTTAAATAGTCTTCCTCATTCCAATCCAGTTGATGCTCGTGCTGTTGGTTACGCGCTTTTCTAAGCGTATTGTACCATGAAGGATGCCATTCCTGAAACGGCCTGTCAGTTTCCTGTTCGTTTACATTATGCTCGCATTGCGGCGGATGGAACAACGGGTCGCCGCACGCACGAAAAAAACCGCCTCCTGCCCTGTAACCGGGCCCGGAAGCGGTCTATGAAAGATGGTCTTACAGATCGCCCCAGTTGAGGTTGGACGATTTGCTGTAGTTCGTGACCTTCTGCTCGAAGAAGTCGGTTTTCATGCCGTTCATGTTGCTGAAGCTTTCGACCCATCGCATCGGATGTTCAACGATCTCCGGATACAAGATCTCCAGGTTCAACTTGCGCAAACGCTCGTTGGACAGGAATTTGATGTAGGCGTCGATAATTTCGTCCGTCAAACCGGGAATTTGATTGTTCGTGATGTATTTGCCCCACTCGATCTCGTGTTCGACGGCAGTGCGCATCATTTGACGCAGCTCTTCGATCAGAACCGGCGTGAACATTTCGGCGTTTTCCTTGCGGATTTCGCGGAAGATCCCTTGGAACAGCGCCAAGTGAGTCAATTCATCGCGCTGGATGTATTTGATTTCGGATACCGTTCCGAGCATCTTGCCTTGACGGCCCAGGGCATAGAAGAAGCTGAAGCCGCTGTAGAAGTAGATGCCTTCGAGAATATAGTTCGCCATAATCGTCTTGATCAGGTTCTGCGACGAAGGATTCGCAATAAAATTCTCGTAGAGGTCAGTGATGAACCGGTTGCGTTTCAACAGGTTTTTGTCCTCGCGCCACAGATTGTAAATCTGGTCACGTACCTCCGGAGCACAGACGCTGTCTAAAATATAAGAGTAGGATTGGCTGTGAACGGCTTCCTGGAACGTCTGTACAGTCAGACAGAGATTAACTTCGGGTGCCGTAATGTACTCGTTGATATTCGGCAGATTCGCCGTTTGCAGCGAATCAAGGAAGATCAAGAAGCTGATGATTTTATCGTAGCTGTTACGCTCGGAGAGCGACAGGTGTTTGTAGTCTTTGGCATCCTGGGCAAGCGGAATCTCTTCCGGAATCCAGAAGTTGTTCATCATGTTCCGGTACATCTTCGTGGCCCAGTCGTATTTAACGTTGTTCAGCTCGATGAGGTTCGTGGTGTTACCGCCGATCA
It encodes:
- a CDS encoding gamma-glutamylcyclotransferase family protein, which produces MSERELSVFIYGTLLPGQSNHDVAAPFIRRMEPGVVRGRLVDYGAYPAMLRDAETHAGKMRVRGLWITVNEQGLKQMDELEQFYGIEEENDYDRVWAEDLESPLRQGWVYVWDHPRGCPAIKGNYWPDHLARKEGRNQA
- a CDS encoding LamB/YcsF family protein, with product MIRNDVSPTDRRFIDLNCDFGESFGAYTFGQDRELLACVTSVNIACGFHAGDPHTIREAADRSVQAGVAIGAHPGLPDRLGFGRREMAVSPQEVYDYTLYQIGALDAFVRAAGGTLRHVKPHGALYHMAGREPELAEAFVRAVRVYDPALILYAQSGSVLLSEAERQGVRGAAEVFADRTYRTDGSLTPRTQPNAVLQSAEEALAQTLDIIASGHVTTSDGTRIALQGDTVCLHGDGLHAALFAARLHQGLIAAGIALRPPHRP
- a CDS encoding 5-oxoprolinase subunit C family protein encodes the protein MPGAEYGQFREAARTALTRERFRVAPASDRMGVRLEGPPLERSDSAELLSHGVVAGTIQVPAGGTPIILAADSQTTGGYPKIAHVVSVDLPLLAQCKPGSRVTFKEITLAEAQRLQLEFEREMRLLAAVMTFTTFY
- a CDS encoding putative bifunctional diguanylate cyclase/phosphodiesterase, with protein sequence MSINRAEKITMGTAFAAILSFVLLRIFHHELYGAIPKKPFLFLHSGMELLGFAVSFTMLVLGWMFFVKSLSKHRLYTAALFGAVGLFDLLHELTLEGMPFYRLIGAMPMTLLFTLTAQLAGSIGVFIIFRVNDEQVPAGRRLPAFMSAFVLAGALSVLIYKLTPNVVPLFDTVAHVKQLRFASESIIAFAYIGTIFMVLYRNRNERPQAMLTIVQSMVFFLLSDLQFMLSVYAHNSDMLIGHAYKLAGYYFLMKGIYYVTIEEPFQQYKRTESRINFLAYHDELTGLSNRRLLKEQLNEELKLAQLSNGRIAVFLLDIDRFKTINDALGHSFGDRMLQAVSERLRLAAGNTNRVYRMGGDEFVMLMPNLEAEADAAQVEKQAKSIMGLFDAPFVLDEAEYHITISLGVSFYPQDGDSVEVLLKNADTALYSAKAHRNEYSSYEPEMNRKAHDRLRLESDLRRAIDEEQFALAYQPLVNLNSGKVVGVEALVRWHHPKRGLLPPSEFIPLTEENGLILQLGEWVLGAACRQNKLWQDSGLPPMMMSVNLSMRQFRQHQLADRIKAILEQSGMPPKYLELEITESMTSDVEFAADTLSSLKELGVQISIDDFGTGYSSLSSLKRFPIDKLKIDRCFVNDVTKGGSDAAIVSTITTMAKNLKLKVTAEGVENDEQIQFLRERNCEEAQGYYFTQPIPANLFENWFRHRSQTA
- a CDS encoding ribonucleotide-diphosphate reductase subunit beta, with translation MELQKKKLFNEEGDRDWGKRRMIGGNTTNLIELNNVKYDWATKMYRNMMNNFWIPEEIPLAQDAKDYKHLSLSERNSYDKIISFLIFLDSLQTANLPNINEYITAPEVNLCLTVQTFQEAVHSQSYSYILDSVCAPEVRDQIYNLWREDKNLLKRNRFITDLYENFIANPSSQNLIKTIMANYILEGIYFYSGFSFFYALGRQGKMLGTVSEIKYIQRDELTHLALFQGIFREIRKENAEMFTPVLIEELRQMMRTAVEHEIEWGKYITNNQIPGLTDEIIDAYIKFLSNERLRKLNLEILYPEIVEHPMRWVESFSNMNGMKTDFFEQKVTNYSKSSNLNWGDL